In the genome of Rhodoplanes sp. Z2-YC6860, one region contains:
- a CDS encoding branched-chain amino acid ABC transporter permease gives MSTYYAGLFADVGILLLGALSVYIILATGQLSLGNAGFMGVGAYLASYLTVELHWPITAALLVAAGAAAVIGIIVGFPALRLKGIYLAMATLGFGEMVRSFFLVFEPMGGSGGYRGMPHVSLSYIWLWAGGVLLLVLVLERSRLWLEMRAIHDDETAAGLVGLNTTAIKIGAFGFGAAVAALCGGLFAHHYVYIEPGNFGFDRSIDFVLAVILGGSTVGAGALVGALLLVLLPEWLRFLVDWRLAAFGVLLILVLLTRRQGILDRALIARLTFRRSAA, from the coding sequence ATGTCGACCTATTACGCGGGCCTGTTCGCCGATGTGGGCATCCTGCTGCTCGGCGCCTTGAGTGTCTACATCATCCTCGCCACCGGCCAGCTTTCGCTCGGCAATGCCGGCTTCATGGGTGTGGGCGCCTACCTTGCATCCTATCTCACGGTGGAACTGCACTGGCCGATTACCGCGGCCTTGCTGGTGGCAGCCGGCGCGGCCGCCGTGATTGGCATCATCGTTGGATTTCCGGCACTGCGGCTGAAAGGCATCTACCTCGCCATGGCCACGCTTGGCTTTGGCGAGATGGTGCGGAGCTTCTTTCTGGTCTTCGAGCCGATGGGCGGCTCCGGCGGCTATCGTGGCATGCCGCACGTGTCGCTCTCTTACATTTGGCTATGGGCCGGTGGCGTCCTCCTCCTGGTTCTGGTGCTGGAGCGTTCGCGGCTGTGGCTCGAGATGCGCGCGATTCACGATGACGAAACCGCGGCCGGTCTCGTCGGGCTGAACACGACCGCGATCAAGATCGGCGCCTTCGGCTTTGGCGCAGCGGTGGCGGCGCTCTGCGGCGGGCTGTTCGCGCATCATTACGTCTATATCGAGCCGGGCAATTTCGGCTTCGATCGCTCGATCGATTTTGTGCTCGCCGTGATCCTGGGCGGCTCCACGGTCGGCGCCGGCGCCCTGGTGGGCGCGCTGCTGCTCGTGCTGCTCCCCGAATGGCTGCGCTTCCTGGTCGACTGGCGGCTCGCCGCCTTCGGCGTGCTGCTCATCCTCGTCTTGCTGACGCGACGCCAGGGCATCCTCGACCGCGCGCTGATCGCGCGCCTCACCTTCCGGCGGAGCGCCGCATGA
- a CDS encoding cysteine hydrolase family protein, translating to MSQSLLTLQIPAPPDPVAVVLDPAKTALLVFDIVDHIAERQPKCREQLAPAVAVFLARVRQLGLLTAYGTRAHNLKTWLPEVAPASGDIEFESKAQDRFYGTELDTMLKAKGITTLILTGWKISGSVTYTSVGATLRGYTVVVPIDATSDATDYEIFVGKYQILNQNSANATNEPLKPKASTLSRTDLITFR from the coding sequence ATGAGCCAATCTTTACTGACACTGCAAATCCCTGCGCCGCCGGACCCGGTCGCCGTGGTGCTCGATCCTGCGAAGACCGCGTTGCTCGTCTTCGACATCGTCGATCACATTGCAGAGCGCCAGCCGAAGTGTCGGGAGCAATTGGCGCCGGCGGTCGCTGTGTTTCTGGCGCGCGTACGGCAGCTCGGTCTCCTCACCGCGTATGGAACGCGCGCCCACAACCTGAAGACCTGGCTGCCGGAGGTCGCTCCCGCATCGGGTGACATCGAGTTTGAAAGCAAGGCCCAGGACCGCTTCTACGGCACCGAACTCGACACAATGCTGAAGGCCAAAGGCATCACGACGCTGATCCTGACCGGATGGAAGATCAGCGGCTCGGTGACCTACACATCGGTCGGTGCAACGCTGCGCGGCTATACGGTCGTCGTTCCGATCGATGCGACGTCGGACGCGACGGACTACGAGATCTTCGTTGGGAAGTACCAGATCCTCAATCAGAACAGCGCGAATGCCACGAACGAGCCTTTGAAGCCGAAGGCCTCGACGCTCAGCCGCACCGACTTGATCACGTTCAGATAG
- a CDS encoding ABC transporter ATP-binding protein codes for MSDALLRLDNVSKTFGGIRALSDVSLSVPQNRIVGVIGPNGAGKTTLFNVITGAYRADGGEVLFDGNTVTQWPPHRIVQTGVARTFQNIRLFAGMTVWEHLLVAQPHQGHVLRRMLPVRWADPAAWQRAEEALEIFGLTEVRGIIARTLSYGIQRKVEMARAMTARPKLLMLDEPVAGMNHNEAEELRALLLRLHGRGLSILLIEHDMAFVMNLCQQLYVLDFGALIAEGTPAAIRQNPAVIDAYLGSEAAC; via the coding sequence ATGAGCGACGCGCTTCTCAGGCTCGACAACGTGAGCAAGACCTTCGGCGGCATTCGCGCCCTGTCGGATGTCTCGCTGTCTGTGCCGCAGAACCGTATCGTCGGCGTGATCGGGCCGAACGGCGCCGGCAAGACCACGTTGTTCAACGTCATCACTGGCGCATATCGCGCCGATGGGGGCGAGGTTTTGTTCGACGGCAACACCGTCACGCAATGGCCGCCGCATCGCATTGTGCAGACTGGCGTCGCGCGCACGTTCCAGAACATCCGTCTGTTCGCCGGCATGACCGTGTGGGAGCACCTGCTGGTCGCACAGCCGCATCAGGGCCATGTTCTGCGCCGGATGCTGCCGGTGCGCTGGGCCGACCCCGCGGCGTGGCAACGCGCCGAGGAGGCGCTGGAGATCTTCGGCCTCACAGAAGTGCGGGGAATCATTGCTCGCACACTTTCTTACGGCATCCAGCGCAAGGTCGAGATGGCGCGGGCGATGACCGCACGTCCCAAGCTCCTGATGCTTGACGAGCCGGTCGCCGGCATGAATCACAACGAGGCCGAGGAGTTGCGCGCCCTGCTGCTTCGGCTGCACGGCCGAGGCCTTTCGATCCTTCTGATCGAGCACGACATGGCGTTCGTCATGAATCTCTGCCAGCAGCTCTATGTGCTCGACTTCGGCGCGCTGATCGCAGAAGGCACGCCCGCCGCGATCCGGCAGAATCCGGCCGTGATCGACGCCTATCTCGGAAGCGAGGCCGCATGCTGA
- a CDS encoding ABC transporter substrate-binding protein — protein sequence MIGIRKTLAGGLVAVAALLTGLTGTQAQEIVIGAIVPSSGPFAEWGRTNTVTLKMLEKQINDAGGVNGAKLKLVILDDGAKPAQAANSLRKLAGDDKVLAVAGPLTSGACEVTFPVANQTGVVATSQASSKPGVAKANRPWAFRNTVDEAILAKTSVPYFKKTFSAKSVAVIYDAKDAVSTSIATKIMPEVFKANGITVSNENDLISFNTGDLDVSAQVTKLKSLNPDGVVIGADYSQAITVIREMKRQGLVKPVIGGTPLISSAILKAAPEIPVIAPATFYASMKGAKAEKFVAELWPLLKKESGLPPEIEPSMYDANIYEIVSMYVDAVKKTGITGKPEALEAERVKLRDYMANLKGYDGLGGQIHFNADGDAIKQFFIVQGEKGAWSTKVTGCSADGGC from the coding sequence ATGATCGGAATTCGTAAGACCTTGGCCGGCGGCCTCGTCGCCGTAGCGGCCTTGCTCACCGGGTTAACCGGCACTCAGGCCCAGGAGATCGTGATCGGCGCCATCGTGCCGTCCAGCGGACCGTTCGCCGAATGGGGGCGCACCAACACCGTCACACTGAAGATGCTGGAAAAGCAGATCAACGACGCCGGCGGCGTCAACGGCGCAAAGCTCAAACTCGTGATCCTCGATGACGGCGCCAAGCCCGCGCAGGCCGCCAACTCGCTGCGCAAGCTCGCCGGCGACGACAAGGTGCTGGCCGTTGCAGGCCCGCTGACGTCGGGCGCCTGCGAAGTCACCTTCCCGGTCGCCAATCAGACCGGCGTGGTCGCGACGTCCCAGGCCTCCTCGAAGCCGGGCGTCGCCAAGGCCAACCGGCCGTGGGCGTTCCGCAACACTGTCGACGAGGCGATCCTCGCCAAGACCTCCGTGCCGTACTTCAAGAAGACCTTTTCGGCGAAGTCGGTGGCGGTGATCTACGACGCCAAGGACGCGGTCTCCACCTCGATCGCCACCAAGATCATGCCGGAGGTGTTCAAGGCCAACGGCATCACGGTCTCCAACGAGAACGATCTGATCTCCTTCAACACCGGCGATCTCGACGTTTCGGCCCAGGTGACCAAGCTCAAGTCGCTCAACCCGGACGGCGTCGTGATCGGCGCCGACTACAGCCAGGCCATCACCGTCATCCGCGAGATGAAGCGTCAGGGCCTGGTCAAGCCGGTGATCGGCGGCACACCGCTGATCTCATCGGCGATCCTGAAAGCCGCGCCCGAAATCCCAGTGATCGCGCCGGCAACCTTCTACGCCTCGATGAAAGGCGCGAAGGCCGAGAAGTTCGTTGCCGAGCTGTGGCCGCTGTTGAAGAAAGAGTCCGGCCTGCCGCCGGAGATCGAGCCCAGCATGTATGACGCCAACATCTACGAGATCGTCAGCATGTATGTCGATGCCGTGAAGAAGACCGGCATTACCGGCAAGCCCGAGGCGCTCGAGGCCGAGCGCGTCAAGCTGCGCGACTACATGGCCAACCTGAAGGGCTATGATGGTCTTGGCGGCCAGATCCACTTCAACGCCGATGGCGACGCCATCAAGCAGTTCTTCATCGTGCAGGGCGAAAAGGGCGCGTGGTCCACGAAGGTGACCGGCTGCTCCGCCGACGGCGGCTGCTGA
- a CDS encoding ABC transporter ATP-binding protein: MTALLAVEDLHVSYGKVEAVTGANLEMQTGQIVTVIGPNGAGKTTLLAALMGLLPSKGGLRYEGADLYALPTEERVRRGICLVPERRELFTEMTVEDNLILGAYTRWNDRSAVRADLADVYGRFPRLKERRKQLAGTLSGGERQMLALGRALMAKPRLLLLDEPSLGLAPLIVREIFRIVMGLRELGVSILLVEQNARAALETADHGYVLETGSIVFGGRAADLVHDPRVIASYLGGKVE, encoded by the coding sequence ATGACGGCGCTGCTCGCGGTGGAAGACCTGCATGTGAGCTACGGCAAGGTCGAAGCCGTCACGGGCGCAAACCTCGAAATGCAGACCGGTCAGATCGTCACCGTGATCGGACCGAATGGCGCCGGCAAGACCACGCTGCTCGCTGCGCTGATGGGTTTGCTGCCGTCGAAGGGCGGGTTGCGCTACGAAGGCGCCGACCTCTATGCGCTCCCGACCGAAGAGCGGGTGCGGCGTGGCATCTGCCTTGTACCCGAGCGCCGCGAGCTGTTCACCGAGATGACGGTCGAGGACAATCTGATCCTCGGCGCCTATACGCGCTGGAACGACCGCAGCGCCGTGCGCGCCGATCTAGCGGATGTCTATGGCCGGTTTCCGCGCCTCAAGGAGCGAAGGAAACAGCTCGCCGGCACGCTGTCCGGCGGCGAACGCCAGATGCTGGCGCTCGGCCGCGCGCTGATGGCGAAGCCGCGGCTGCTGCTGCTCGACGAGCCGAGCCTTGGGCTTGCGCCGTTGATCGTGCGCGAGATCTTCCGCATCGTGATGGGGCTGCGCGAACTCGGCGTGTCAATCCTGCTGGTGGAGCAGAATGCGCGCGCCGCATTGGAGACCGCCGACCATGGCTATGTGCTGGAGACCGGCTCCATCGTATTTGGAGGACGCGCGGCCGATCTGGTGCATGACCCACGCGTGATTGCGAGCTATCTCGGAGGCAAAGTCGAGTGA
- a CDS encoding branched-chain amino acid ABC transporter permease: MLLQQLVNGLTLGAVYTLIALSFSLVMGILSILNLAIGELFMLGGYLGFALIAAHLPLPVALIGGMLGAAVMGIVIEKVAYQPLRDAPLITPMLSTLGFSIILQNVVTNVWGSDPLQLPTELFDTRIPLGPISVGVMQLVVIGVAVALVAAVAFLIQKTSAGRALRAVAENRDVARLLGVSAGRVTLLAFAISGALAGAAGVLISLHYAAITPYIGVDTGLKAIAVMVIGGTTRVWGALLAGPLIGIAEVLTIAYGSSQARDLVVYGLMILILLIRPQGLLGGARTDVGQRV; encoded by the coding sequence ATGCTGCTCCAGCAACTGGTGAACGGCCTGACGCTCGGCGCGGTCTATACGCTGATCGCGCTGTCCTTCTCGCTGGTGATGGGCATTCTCTCGATCCTCAATCTCGCGATCGGCGAACTGTTCATGCTCGGCGGCTATCTCGGCTTCGCGCTGATCGCCGCGCATCTACCGCTGCCGGTCGCGCTGATCGGCGGCATGCTCGGCGCAGCCGTCATGGGCATTGTGATCGAGAAGGTCGCCTATCAGCCGCTGCGCGACGCGCCGCTGATCACGCCGATGCTCTCGACGCTCGGCTTCTCCATCATCCTGCAGAATGTCGTGACCAACGTTTGGGGCTCGGACCCGCTGCAGCTGCCGACAGAGCTGTTCGATACGCGCATCCCCCTCGGTCCGATCAGCGTCGGCGTGATGCAGCTCGTCGTCATCGGCGTCGCTGTGGCTCTGGTGGCCGCCGTCGCCTTCCTGATCCAGAAGACCTCTGCTGGCCGCGCGTTGCGCGCCGTTGCCGAGAATCGCGATGTGGCGCGGCTGCTTGGCGTGTCGGCCGGGCGGGTGACGCTGCTCGCGTTTGCGATCTCCGGGGCGCTGGCGGGCGCCGCGGGCGTCCTGATCAGCCTGCATTACGCGGCGATCACGCCTTATATCGGCGTCGACACCGGCCTGAAGGCGATCGCCGTGATGGTGATCGGCGGCACCACCCGCGTCTGGGGCGCGCTGCTGGCCGGTCCGCTGATCGGCATCGCCGAGGTGCTGACCATCGCCTATGGCAGCTCGCAGGCGCGCGACCTCGTGGTCTACGGACTGATGATCCTCATTCTGCTGATCCGCCCGCAGGGCCTGCTCGGCGGCGCGCGAACCGACGTCGGGCAGCGCGTCTGA
- a CDS encoding branched-chain amino acid ABC transporter ATP-binding protein/permease, whose translation MRWHSFIVLAAIIAFIAVAPALFGTFTITLMNYIGIYAIAALGLVLLTGVGGLTSFGQAAFVGIGAYATAWYTAVQGGSPWIGLALGLALTGIVATVLGAATLRLGGHFLPLSTIAWGIAIYFVFGNLDALNRYSGLSGIPPIALGPFVLGSTVSIYYFIWLVLGAVMLLCHNLLDSRQGRAIRGLRGGAAMVESFAVDFFRMRLAIFVLAGLLAGLSGWLFAHMQRFVDPNPFNIKPGIELLFMALVGGTGQIAGAVVGSTIIVLLKNILQDVLPSITRYNAQMEAVLFGILFVVLLQKARGGVWPLIRRLLPRNPQTKPAEAPSLPVRARAAAADRPVLRIDSAIKRFGALAALNGVSFEVWPGQVVGLIGPNGAGKSTILNLITGTLKPNGGSIAFLGDDVTGLPPRRMAAKGMARTFQHVKLRPNMTLLDNVLLGTYPRTRTGFFAGALRLDRSEERSARAEALRQLQRVGLGEKFGDIAGNLPLGQQRLLEVARALATDPVLMILDEPAAGLRALEKRTLSDLLRGLRSEGMTIVLVEHDMDFVMNLVDRIVVMDFGAKLAEGLPAEIRADARVQEAYLGGVA comes from the coding sequence ATGCGTTGGCACTCCTTCATCGTGCTCGCCGCGATCATCGCTTTCATCGCGGTCGCGCCAGCGCTGTTCGGCACCTTCACCATCACGCTGATGAATTACATCGGCATCTACGCCATCGCGGCGCTCGGCCTCGTGCTGCTCACCGGAGTGGGCGGGCTCACCTCGTTCGGCCAGGCGGCCTTCGTCGGAATCGGCGCCTATGCCACCGCCTGGTACACGGCCGTGCAGGGCGGCTCGCCGTGGATCGGCCTCGCACTCGGGCTTGCGCTCACCGGTATCGTCGCGACCGTGCTGGGCGCGGCGACCTTGCGGCTCGGCGGACATTTCCTGCCGCTCTCCACCATCGCCTGGGGCATCGCGATCTATTTCGTGTTCGGCAATCTCGACGCGCTCAACCGCTACAGCGGGCTCTCCGGCATTCCGCCGATCGCGCTCGGACCGTTCGTACTCGGCAGCACGGTCTCGATCTACTATTTCATCTGGCTCGTGCTCGGCGCCGTGATGCTGCTCTGTCACAACCTTTTGGATTCGCGGCAGGGTCGCGCGATCCGCGGCTTGCGCGGCGGTGCTGCCATGGTCGAGAGCTTTGCGGTCGACTTTTTCCGCATGCGGCTCGCGATCTTCGTGCTGGCCGGACTGCTCGCAGGCCTCTCGGGCTGGCTGTTCGCGCACATGCAGCGCTTCGTCGATCCCAACCCGTTCAACATCAAGCCCGGTATCGAGCTCCTGTTCATGGCCCTGGTCGGCGGCACCGGCCAGATTGCCGGCGCGGTGGTCGGCTCGACCATCATCGTGCTGCTGAAGAATATTCTCCAGGACGTGCTGCCTTCGATCACGCGCTACAACGCGCAGATGGAAGCCGTGCTGTTCGGCATTCTGTTTGTTGTGTTGCTGCAGAAAGCCCGAGGCGGCGTCTGGCCCCTGATCCGCCGCCTGCTGCCGCGCAACCCGCAAACGAAGCCTGCAGAGGCGCCGTCGCTGCCAGTGCGGGCTCGTGCCGCGGCGGCTGATAGACCTGTGTTGCGGATCGACAGCGCCATCAAACGGTTCGGCGCATTGGCCGCGCTCAATGGCGTGAGCTTCGAGGTGTGGCCCGGCCAGGTCGTCGGCCTGATCGGCCCGAACGGTGCCGGCAAGAGCACGATCCTCAACCTGATCACGGGCACGCTGAAGCCGAACGGCGGCAGCATCGCTTTCCTCGGCGACGACGTGACGGGCCTGCCGCCGCGTCGTATGGCCGCCAAGGGCATGGCGCGGACCTTCCAGCACGTGAAGCTTCGCCCGAACATGACGCTGCTCGACAACGTGCTGCTCGGCACTTACCCCCGAACCCGGACAGGCTTTTTCGCCGGTGCACTGCGCCTTGATCGAAGCGAAGAGCGCTCGGCGCGAGCAGAGGCGCTGCGCCAGCTGCAGCGTGTGGGCCTTGGCGAGAAATTCGGCGACATCGCGGGCAACCTGCCGCTCGGCCAACAGCGCCTGTTGGAGGTCGCGCGCGCGCTCGCGACCGATCCGGTGCTGATGATCCTGGATGAGCCGGCCGCGGGCCTTCGCGCGTTGGAGAAGCGGACGCTGTCCGATCTCCTGCGCGGCCTGCGCAGCGAGGGCATGACCATCGTGCTGGTCGAGCACGACATGGACTTCGTCATGAATCTCGTCGACCGCATCGTGGTGATGGATTTCGGCGCCAAGCTCGCCGAGGGCCTGCCGGCCGAGATTCGCGCCGATGCGCGGGTGCAGGAAGCCTATTTGGGCGGTGTCGCATGA
- a CDS encoding ATP-dependent acyl-CoA ligase: protein MTGSQSASALRARWISSFAASDRTLPKMLTRQAERFGDKPLVGAGDAVWSYAETRDAAARFAGTLREAGIKPGDRVAVICSNRIEFLEVVLGCGWLGAVAVPINVASRGPQLQHILSNCGARLLVMEAAFGENLAMLDPASLSVEMIWLIGEPGDVRLGRVTASAMPRGAGPIAAAAVNPGDLGLILYTSGTTGPSKGVCCPQAQYFWWAVNTSALLQLQDGDVLCTSLPLFHTNALNTFYQALLTGNTVHYEKRFSASGFFPSLIRTRATVTYLLGAMVPILLSRPVSPEETAHRVRISLAPGVPAQFNQPFTERTRIRMIDGWGSTETNFVLGATIEHQQPGTMGPVFEGFDSRVMDDQGGNTPDGTAGELVVRADEPLAFAHEYFHAPEKTAEAWRDGWFHTGDRVIRQPDGYYRFVDRLKDAIRRRGENISSFEVEQVMLSHPAVANAAAFPVRSPLAEDEVMTAIVLHPGKDVAPAELIAFCEPRLPYFAVPRYLEFMTELPMTESGKVQKFKLRDRGITDKTWDRGSGGQRPRS from the coding sequence GTGACCGGAAGTCAATCCGCATCCGCCTTGCGCGCCCGCTGGATATCGTCATTCGCGGCGTCGGATCGCACCTTGCCGAAGATGCTGACGCGCCAAGCCGAGCGGTTCGGCGACAAGCCGCTGGTGGGCGCGGGCGATGCGGTCTGGAGTTACGCCGAGACCCGCGATGCCGCGGCGCGTTTTGCCGGCACATTGCGCGAGGCCGGCATCAAGCCGGGCGATCGCGTCGCGGTGATCTGCTCGAACCGCATCGAGTTTCTCGAAGTGGTGCTGGGCTGCGGCTGGCTCGGCGCGGTCGCGGTGCCGATCAACGTGGCGTCCCGCGGACCGCAGCTTCAGCACATCCTGTCGAATTGCGGCGCGCGGCTCCTGGTGATGGAGGCGGCGTTCGGCGAGAACCTCGCGATGCTTGACCCGGCTTCGCTGTCGGTCGAGATGATCTGGCTGATCGGCGAACCCGGCGATGTGCGGCTTGGACGCGTCACGGCGTCAGCCATGCCGCGCGGCGCGGGGCCTATTGCCGCAGCTGCCGTCAATCCCGGCGATCTCGGCCTGATCCTCTACACCTCGGGCACCACCGGGCCCTCGAAAGGCGTCTGCTGTCCGCAGGCGCAATATTTCTGGTGGGCGGTCAACACCTCGGCGCTGCTGCAGTTGCAGGACGGCGACGTGCTGTGCACCAGCCTGCCGCTGTTTCACACCAACGCGCTCAACACATTCTATCAGGCGCTGCTGACCGGCAACACGGTGCACTACGAGAAACGGTTCTCGGCGTCGGGGTTCTTTCCATCGCTGATCCGCACCCGCGCTACGGTGACGTATCTTCTGGGCGCCATGGTGCCGATCCTTCTGTCGCGGCCGGTTTCGCCCGAGGAGACCGCGCACCGCGTGCGCATCTCGCTCGCGCCAGGCGTGCCCGCGCAATTCAATCAGCCGTTCACCGAGCGCACCCGCATCCGCATGATCGACGGCTGGGGCTCGACCGAGACCAACTTCGTGCTGGGCGCGACCATCGAGCACCAGCAGCCGGGAACGATGGGCCCGGTTTTCGAGGGCTTCGACTCTCGGGTGATGGACGACCAGGGCGGGAACACGCCCGACGGCACCGCCGGAGAGCTCGTGGTCCGTGCTGACGAGCCGCTGGCCTTTGCCCATGAATATTTCCACGCGCCGGAGAAAACCGCCGAGGCCTGGCGCGACGGCTGGTTCCACACCGGCGACCGGGTGATCCGCCAGCCTGACGGTTACTACCGCTTCGTCGACCGCCTGAAGGACGCGATCCGCCGCCGCGGCGAGAACATCTCGTCGTTCGAGGTCGAGCAGGTGATGCTCAGCCATCCGGCGGTGGCGAACGCCGCGGCGTTTCCGGTGCGCTCGCCGCTCGCCGAGGACGAGGTGATGACAGCGATCGTGCTGCATCCCGGCAAGGACGTCGCGCCGGCCGAGCTGATCGCGTTCTGCGAGCCGCGGTTGCCGTACTTCGCCGTGCCGCGCTATCTGGAGTTCATGACCGAGCTGCCGATGACCGAGAGCGGCAAGGTGCAGAAGTTCAAGCTGCGCGACCGCGGCATCACCGACAAGACCTGGGATCGCGGTTCTGGCGGCCAGCGCCCGCGGTCCTGA
- a CDS encoding ABC transporter ATP-binding protein — MLKVRGLEVFYGPIRAVRGIDLDVAQGEIVALIGANGAGKTTTVRAIAGLAPFRGTISFNDHALAPNHAERNLRAGIALVPEGRGILGKMSVEDNLLMGIYCRADQADAKADIARMYERFAILGERRAQMASLLSGGEQQMLAIARALLSRPRLLLLDEPSLGLAPKMSDTVFGLITELRRDGMTVLLVEQKARQTLKVADRAYLLETGRVIRSGAAAELAGDSQISDAFLGRTSPAQP, encoded by the coding sequence ATGCTGAAGGTCCGCGGCCTCGAGGTGTTCTATGGACCGATCCGCGCCGTCCGCGGCATCGATCTCGACGTGGCACAGGGCGAGATCGTCGCGCTGATCGGCGCCAATGGCGCCGGCAAGACCACGACCGTGCGCGCCATTGCCGGGCTGGCGCCGTTCCGCGGGACGATCAGCTTCAACGACCACGCGCTCGCACCCAACCATGCCGAGCGCAATCTCCGCGCCGGCATTGCGCTGGTGCCGGAAGGCCGCGGCATCCTCGGCAAAATGAGCGTCGAGGACAATCTCTTGATGGGAATCTACTGCCGCGCCGATCAGGCGGATGCGAAAGCCGACATCGCACGCATGTACGAACGCTTTGCCATCCTCGGCGAGCGGCGCGCGCAGATGGCGAGCCTTCTGTCCGGCGGAGAGCAGCAGATGCTGGCCATCGCCCGCGCGCTGTTGTCGCGGCCGCGCCTTCTGCTGCTCGATGAGCCTTCGCTCGGACTTGCACCGAAGATGAGCGACACGGTGTTCGGCCTGATCACGGAGCTTCGCCGCGACGGCATGACGGTGCTGCTGGTCGAACAGAAGGCGCGGCAGACGCTCAAGGTGGCCGACCGCGCCTATCTGCTCGAAACCGGACGCGTCATCCGCAGTGGCGCTGCGGCCGAGCTTGCGGGCGACTCGCAGATATCCGACGCCTTCCTCGGACGGACGAGTCCGGCGCAGCCGTGA
- a CDS encoding aspartate/glutamate racemase family protein — translation MAEPAIRVWYQSFIHPTEHAPYIDRLQTYLNSLAAPGTTFEVKGLDPPDRHFHALTEFRCAAQVIRNAIAAERAGYDAFVIGHFQEPGLLEIRGTLDIPVIGLGEANLLTALSMGGKLGLVTIDPAFITWHERQVMAHGLDQRIVGVRAIKADLPGFMKAFTDSAAYADVRESFVSQVRPLVEQGAEIILPAGGLPMLLFSRECPFLIDDALVLNGIAVVAKATEMAVALKRLTGAVVSRRGAYAKASSMCVDEFLQRSPI, via the coding sequence ATGGCCGAGCCTGCCATCCGGGTCTGGTACCAGAGCTTCATCCACCCGACCGAGCATGCGCCCTATATCGACCGGCTGCAGACCTATCTCAATTCCCTTGCGGCACCCGGCACGACGTTCGAGGTGAAGGGCCTCGATCCGCCCGACCGCCATTTCCATGCGCTGACGGAATTCCGCTGCGCCGCGCAAGTGATCCGCAATGCGATCGCGGCCGAGCGCGCCGGCTACGATGCGTTCGTGATCGGGCATTTTCAGGAGCCGGGGCTTCTGGAGATCCGCGGCACCCTCGACATTCCGGTCATCGGGCTCGGCGAAGCCAACCTGCTCACGGCGCTGAGCATGGGAGGCAAGCTCGGCCTCGTGACCATCGATCCGGCTTTCATCACCTGGCACGAGCGCCAGGTGATGGCGCATGGGCTCGATCAGCGCATCGTCGGCGTGCGCGCCATTAAGGCCGATCTGCCGGGCTTCATGAAGGCTTTCACCGACAGCGCTGCTTATGCCGACGTCCGCGAAAGCTTTGTCAGTCAGGTGCGGCCGCTGGTCGAGCAGGGCGCCGAAATCATCCTCCCGGCCGGCGGCCTGCCGATGCTGTTGTTCTCGCGCGAGTGTCCGTTCCTGATCGATGACGCCCTGGTGCTCAACGGCATCGCCGTCGTGGCCAAGGCCACCGAGATGGCCGTGGCGCTGAAGCGGCTGACCGGCGCGGTGGTGAGCCGCCGCGGCGCCTATGCGAAGGCGTCGTCAATGTGCGTCGATGAGTTTCTGCAACGATCGCCGATTTAG